A window of Dehalococcoidia bacterium contains these coding sequences:
- the gyrA gene encoding DNA gyrase subunit A, with amino-acid sequence MELGFSIKPIGIEDEMKRSYLDYAMSVIVSRALPDVRDGLKPVHRRILFAMHDLNMRYNAPYKKSARIVGEVLGKYHPHGDSSVYDAMVRMAQDFSMRYRLVDGQGNFGSVDDDPPAAMRYTEARLARIADELLLDIDKDTIDFIPNFDDSLKEPSVLPARLPNLLVNGSSGIAVGMATNIPPHNLTEICDAIHYLIENPDASVDDLMKFVKGPDFPTAGIICGVEGIKNAYAVGQGKVVLRARVVEESTKAGKMQLIVTELPYQTNKAELVKKIAELARDKKIEGISDVRDESDRQGMRLVIGLRKDAHPAKVQNNLFKFTSMQTAFFINMIALVEGQPRVINLKDALQCYVAFRTEVITRRTKYDLQKAKERAHILEGFKIALDHLDAVIKTIRESETADTARANLMTEFSLSQLQAQAILEMQLRRLANLERKKILDEYKDVLKTIHYLEDLLANPDKILKLIQQDILDLKTKFGDKRRTVITQDEAGQFQVEDLIPHMDVIVTLSEQGYIKRIPADVFRKQLRGGRGVKGMVTRDSDDVMSSMSADTHDNLLFFTNRGRVFKMKCYEIPQDIARTTKGINIINLIPIEAKEKVTAMFVPEKTDPSLFMLLATSKGIVKKTGLSSFIDVRRSGLIAMKLKNDEELIGVDVVADTDKLMLVSRNGQAVKFAVAPLRNASRTSGGVRGIKLNKGDIVVSMGTVQPAADLITVTENGYGKKTKVEKFPLHGRGGKGVLAHRVNTKTGKVIAAKFVPPGYELFITTANGVQLRINVDVAKETVVSVEGGKKKRREGVPVKGRITQGVMLSRLDEGDRVVSIALVEKENPEEQAAKETRAMVTTPPKPMIAGQQELPFAS; translated from the coding sequence ATGGAATTAGGATTCTCTATAAAGCCGATCGGTATTGAAGACGAGATGAAACGCTCATACCTCGATTACGCCATGAGCGTTATAGTCTCCCGCGCTTTGCCCGACGTGCGCGACGGCCTGAAGCCCGTACACCGGCGCATACTCTTCGCCATGCACGATCTCAATATGCGCTACAACGCGCCCTATAAGAAGAGTGCACGCATCGTCGGTGAAGTGCTGGGCAAATATCATCCACACGGGGATTCCTCGGTTTACGATGCAATGGTCCGCATGGCGCAGGACTTCTCCATGCGTTACCGCCTGGTAGACGGCCAGGGCAACTTCGGCAGCGTCGACGACGACCCGCCTGCGGCCATGCGTTACACTGAGGCACGTCTGGCACGGATTGCCGACGAACTGCTGCTGGATATCGACAAGGATACAATCGACTTTATACCGAATTTCGATGACAGCCTCAAAGAGCCTTCGGTGTTGCCGGCACGATTGCCGAACTTGCTGGTCAACGGATCCTCCGGCATAGCGGTGGGCATGGCTACCAATATACCGCCGCATAATCTCACGGAGATCTGCGATGCGATACATTATTTGATAGAGAATCCGGATGCTTCGGTCGACGACCTGATGAAGTTCGTGAAAGGGCCTGATTTCCCCACGGCCGGCATCATTTGTGGCGTGGAGGGGATAAAAAATGCCTATGCGGTCGGGCAGGGCAAGGTGGTATTGAGGGCCAGGGTTGTGGAAGAATCGACCAAGGCAGGTAAGATGCAGTTGATTGTCACCGAACTGCCTTATCAGACCAATAAAGCCGAGCTGGTCAAGAAGATAGCCGAATTGGCCCGCGACAAGAAGATCGAAGGTATCAGCGATGTCCGCGACGAGTCGGACCGCCAGGGCATGCGTCTTGTCATAGGTCTGCGCAAGGATGCGCACCCGGCCAAGGTGCAGAACAATCTATTCAAGTTCACATCCATGCAGACGGCTTTCTTCATCAATATGATCGCACTGGTGGAGGGGCAACCGCGCGTCATCAATCTCAAGGACGCGCTGCAGTGCTACGTGGCTTTCCGCACCGAGGTTATCACACGCAGGACCAAGTACGACCTGCAGAAGGCTAAAGAAAGAGCGCATATATTGGAGGGCTTTAAGATCGCCCTCGATCATCTGGATGCCGTAATCAAGACAATTCGCGAGTCAGAGACGGCTGATACGGCACGCGCGAACCTTATGACGGAGTTTTCGCTCAGCCAGCTTCAGGCGCAGGCAATTCTCGAAATGCAGCTGCGCCGCCTGGCCAATCTTGAACGCAAAAAGATCCTGGATGAATATAAGGACGTTCTTAAGACGATACATTACCTGGAGGACCTGCTGGCCAATCCCGATAAGATCCTCAAGCTCATCCAGCAGGATATTCTGGACCTCAAGACAAAGTTCGGTGACAAGCGCCGCACGGTTATAACACAGGATGAGGCGGGACAATTCCAGGTGGAGGATCTGATCCCTCATATGGATGTGATCGTGACGCTGAGCGAGCAGGGTTATATTAAGCGCATCCCGGCAGATGTTTTTCGCAAGCAGCTACGCGGCGGGCGGGGCGTCAAGGGCATGGTAACGCGCGACAGCGACGATGTGATGAGCTCAATGTCTGCCGATACGCATGACAACCTGCTGTTCTTCACCAACCGCGGCAGAGTTTTCAAGATGAAATGCTACGAGATACCTCAGGATATCGCGCGCACTACAAAGGGCATCAATATCATTAATTTGATACCCATCGAGGCCAAGGAGAAGGTCACAGCCATGTTCGTGCCGGAGAAGACCGATCCGAGCCTATTCATGCTCCTGGCCACCTCCAAGGGCATTGTTAAGAAGACAGGGCTGAGCAGTTTTATCGACGTGCGCCGCAGCGGACTTATAGCCATGAAGCTGAAAAACGATGAGGAGCTGATCGGGGTGGACGTTGTAGCCGACACCGATAAGCTGATGCTGGTCAGCCGCAACGGGCAGGCCGTTAAATTCGCCGTGGCACCCCTGCGCAATGCTTCACGTACAAGCGGCGGCGTGCGGGGTATCAAGCTAAATAAGGGAGATATAGTGGTCAGCATGGGCACTGTACAACCGGCCGCAGACCTGATTACGGTCACCGAGAATGGATACGGCAAGAAAACCAAAGTGGAGAAATTCCCCCTGCACGGCAGAGGTGGGAAGGGCGTGCTGGCCCACAGGGTTAATACCAAGACCGGCAAGGTCATTGCAGCCAAGTTTGTGCCACCCGGCTACGAGCTGTTCATAACGACAGCCAACGGTGTGCAGCTCAGGATCAACGTGGATGTCGCGAAAGAGACCGTGGTATCGGTAGAAGGTGGAAAGAAGAAGAGGCGCGAGGGTGTGCCCGTCAAGGGCCGCATCACGCAGGGCGTGATGCTATCCAGGCTGGATGAAGGCGACCGCGTTGTCTCCATCGCCCTGGTTGAGAAAGAGAATCCCGAGGAACAGGCTGCCAAGGAAACACGCGCCATGGTCACAACGCCTCCAAAACCTATGATCGCCGGCCAGCAGGAACTCCCGTTCGCCTCATAA
- a CDS encoding aspartate kinase, whose translation MAIVVQKYGGSSVADADKIRNVARRIAASFKKGNKVVVVVSAMGDTTDDLIELANKINPNPEPREMDLLLSTGEIVSSTLLAMALHAMGYSAVALSGQQAGISTDSAFSRARITGIEPERIIKELDKGNIVIVAGFQGMTPDNDIATLGRGGSDTTAVALAASLKAGVCEIYTDVEGVYTADPRLVPEARKLEEIGYEEMLEMATSGARVMHHRSVELGQVFNIPILVASSMVEKPGTIIHGGKRMEQKNKVRGIAHDMDVAKITITGVPDRPGVAAAIFTPLAKAGISVETIVQNASANNITDLTFTIIKKDIPRAMKIIAPVAKEIGAKECLSDTKLGKVSIIGTGMQNTPGYAAKMFQTLFAQGINIQMITTSEIRITCIIAEDKVKDAVRALHKAFELDKG comes from the coding sequence ATGGCGATAGTAGTGCAGAAATACGGTGGCAGCTCGGTGGCCGATGCCGATAAGATCCGAAACGTGGCACGCAGGATCGCGGCCTCGTTCAAAAAGGGCAATAAAGTCGTAGTGGTGGTATCGGCCATGGGCGATACTACTGATGATTTGATCGAGCTGGCCAATAAGATCAATCCGAATCCTGAGCCGCGCGAGATGGACCTGCTGCTATCCACGGGAGAGATAGTTTCCAGCACCCTTCTGGCCATGGCGCTGCACGCCATGGGTTACAGCGCGGTAGCCCTCAGCGGCCAGCAGGCTGGAATTTCCACGGACTCGGCCTTCAGCCGGGCCAGGATAACCGGCATAGAGCCGGAGAGGATTATAAAAGAGCTGGATAAAGGCAATATCGTCATCGTTGCCGGTTTCCAGGGCATGACTCCCGACAATGACATCGCCACACTGGGCAGGGGCGGCTCAGACACGACGGCGGTAGCTCTGGCAGCCAGCCTGAAGGCCGGGGTATGCGAGATATATACCGATGTTGAAGGAGTTTATACGGCAGATCCCCGGCTGGTGCCGGAGGCTCGCAAGCTGGAAGAGATAGGCTACGAGGAGATGCTGGAAATGGCTACTTCGGGCGCCAGGGTAATGCATCATCGGTCGGTGGAGCTCGGCCAGGTATTCAACATACCCATTCTGGTGGCATCCAGCATGGTGGAGAAACCAGGCACGATTATTCACGGAGGAAAAAGAATGGAGCAGAAAAATAAGGTAAGGGGCATTGCCCACGATATGGATGTGGCCAAGATCACTATTACCGGTGTACCGGACCGGCCCGGTGTAGCGGCTGCAATTTTTACACCGCTGGCAAAGGCCGGTATAAGCGTGGAAACCATAGTTCAAAATGCCAGCGCCAATAATATCACGGATCTGACCTTCACCATTATTAAAAAGGATATCCCCAGGGCCATGAAGATAATTGCTCCGGTAGCCAAGGAAATAGGCGCCAAAGAATGCCTCAGCGACACCAAACTGGGCAAGGTCTCGATAATCGGCACGGGTATGCAGAATACCCCGGGCTACGCAGCCAAGATGTTCCAGACCCTATTTGCGCAGGGCATAAATATACAGATGATAACCACTTCCGAGATACGGATTACCTGTATTATAGCGGAGGACAAGGTGAAAGACGCCGTTAGAGCCCTGCACAAAGCCTTCGAGCTGGATAAAGGTTAG
- a CDS encoding tetratricopeptide repeat protein — translation MQQSFLCPRCGNVAFLGQRFCGFCDLIFVYSCVQCGSAVEPGTTYCGNCGTEIEWGITETPVPKPPAPAAPAGNVEQPVNIGQPGSATLKESARQPTLAEQQDDPLSYPIPAPPTPKSTPPPQVSVEHKAKAEAHQEKSFELLKDGHYSLAIDELTKAIQFDPTTAIVYLLRGGAFYKKGDLDLALADLNRAIDLDPNLAAAFYNRGSVYYYRKEFDRAIEDFSRSINIDDTDPGAFHNRGCAYMMKGQYYQAIEDISRSIMLDSRDPRVYCSRGSAYMQTGQVLKAAEDFRRAKGMTSDLAIIHKADQALKEMGQGL, via the coding sequence ATGCAGCAGAGTTTCCTCTGTCCGCGGTGTGGTAACGTAGCCTTCCTTGGGCAGCGTTTCTGTGGATTCTGTGATCTGATCTTCGTATATTCATGTGTTCAATGCGGCTCTGCCGTTGAGCCTGGAACCACTTACTGCGGAAACTGCGGCACGGAGATAGAATGGGGTATTACGGAGACGCCGGTTCCAAAGCCGCCAGCCCCTGCCGCACCGGCAGGCAATGTAGAGCAGCCGGTAAATATCGGCCAGCCGGGCTCCGCTACCCTGAAAGAATCAGCCAGGCAACCGACGCTGGCGGAACAACAGGACGATCCCTTGTCATATCCTATTCCTGCGCCACCCACCCCGAAGTCGACCCCTCCTCCCCAGGTATCAGTCGAGCATAAGGCGAAGGCGGAAGCACATCAGGAGAAAAGTTTCGAACTGCTTAAGGACGGCCATTACTCCCTGGCGATAGACGAGTTGACCAAGGCAATTCAATTCGATCCGACCACGGCAATCGTCTACCTGTTGCGGGGAGGGGCTTTCTATAAGAAGGGCGATCTTGATCTTGCGCTGGCAGACCTCAACCGCGCCATAGACCTCGATCCCAACCTGGCGGCGGCTTTCTATAACAGGGGCAGCGTATATTACTACAGGAAAGAATTCGACCGCGCCATCGAAGACTTCTCGCGCTCTATCAATATTGACGATACAGACCCCGGCGCGTTTCACAATCGCGGCTGCGCCTACATGATGAAAGGTCAATATTACCAGGCCATCGAGGACATCAGCCGGTCGATCATGCTCGACTCTCGGGATCCCAGGGTCTATTGCAGCCGGGGCAGCGCATACATGCAGACAGGTCAGGTACTTAAGGCCGCAGAGGATTTCCGCAGGGCCAAGGGCATGACCTCAGATTTGGCCATCATCCACAAAGCTGACCAGGCGCTGAAAGAGATGGGGCAGGGGCTTTAG
- a CDS encoding NifU family protein: MKEQVQEVLNIIRPSLQADGGDVELVDVKDGVVSVKLKGACSGCPMSTMTLKKGIERFLKEKIPTVKEVVGV, from the coding sequence ATGAAAGAACAGGTACAGGAAGTATTAAATATTATCCGCCCCAGCCTCCAGGCAGACGGCGGCGACGTTGAACTGGTGGATGTAAAGGACGGGGTAGTCAGTGTGAAGCTAAAGGGCGCCTGCTCCGGCTGCCCGATGTCTACCATGACGCTGAAAAAAGGTATTGAGCGCTTCCTTAAAGAGAAGATTCCCACAGTTAAAGAGGTTGTGGGCGTATAG
- a CDS encoding alpha/beta hydrolase, producing the protein MKLVFVHGSGACGDVWMLQKQHFTDADTPDLPGHPRGEICTSVEAYTDWLHGYFQEKEYTDIVLAGHSLGGGIALMHALKYPGDLKGVILIGSGARLRVLPLILELVGAKLDDTQGWIKELVEPLHGTVDEKIRRALMPRLVEVGPAAQLNDFHCCDKFDIMDKVGQIKLPALCIVGDQDNMTPPKYSQYLAGKMTDCRVSIVEGGTHLAFLEKPAEVNRVIESFIKQIAT; encoded by the coding sequence ATGAAGCTGGTCTTTGTACATGGATCAGGCGCCTGCGGTGATGTATGGATGTTGCAGAAGCAACACTTCACAGATGCGGATACGCCCGACCTTCCCGGCCATCCCCGAGGAGAGATTTGCACCAGTGTTGAAGCCTATACTGATTGGCTGCACGGCTATTTCCAGGAAAAAGAGTATACAGATATAGTGCTGGCCGGGCATTCGCTGGGAGGGGGCATTGCGCTTATGCACGCGCTCAAGTACCCGGGGGATCTGAAAGGGGTCATCCTGATCGGTTCCGGCGCACGCCTGAGGGTTTTGCCGTTGATTCTGGAGCTCGTAGGAGCCAAATTAGATGATACGCAGGGCTGGATAAAAGAGTTGGTCGAACCGCTTCACGGAACGGTGGATGAGAAGATACGCCGGGCCCTCATGCCCAGACTGGTAGAAGTGGGGCCTGCAGCCCAGCTCAACGATTTTCACTGTTGCGATAAGTTCGACATTATGGACAAGGTGGGACAGATCAAACTGCCGGCGCTCTGCATCGTGGGCGACCAGGACAATATGACGCCGCCGAAGTATTCCCAGTATCTAGCCGGCAAGATGACGGATTGCCGGGTGAGTATTGTCGAGGGCGGCACGCACCTGGCCTTCCTGGAGAAGCCGGCGGAAGTTAACCGTGTCATCGAGAGCTTCATCAAGCAGATTGCCACATAG
- a CDS encoding universal stress protein: MLPIKNILCPTDFSDPSYEALKVADELAAHFGATLHVINVVPLVPIVEAPIGVESASFNVASYQQELEGQAQKSLKSLTEQKISRDVTAVTEVLIGNAAGEVMRYAGENAVDLIVIATHGLSGWRRFISGSTTEQIVRQASCPVLTIRRPGAK; encoded by the coding sequence ATGTTGCCGATTAAGAATATTCTTTGCCCGACGGATTTCAGCGATCCTTCTTACGAAGCGCTAAAGGTAGCCGACGAACTTGCAGCGCATTTCGGCGCCACGCTTCACGTCATCAATGTGGTGCCCCTGGTGCCCATCGTAGAGGCGCCTATTGGCGTTGAATCGGCCAGTTTTAATGTGGCCTCTTACCAGCAGGAACTCGAAGGACAGGCTCAGAAGTCACTTAAGAGCCTGACGGAGCAAAAGATCAGCCGGGACGTCACTGCGGTGACGGAGGTGCTTATCGGTAATGCCGCCGGTGAGGTCATGCGCTATGCCGGAGAGAATGCAGTCGACTTGATCGTGATAGCTACCCATGGACTCTCGGGGTGGCGCAGGTTTATCTCGGGGTCCACCACGGAGCAGATCGTCCGCCAGGCCTCGTGCCCTGTTCTTACCATACGCAGACCGGGCGCCAAATAG
- a CDS encoding metallophosphoesterase family protein, whose amino-acid sequence MVRIGVISDTHLRHFSQLPSELVRVLGTVDLIVHAGDIVTMDVIRGLQTLAPVQGVYGNMDLPEVRVSLPPQQLIELEGKKIGIVHGSGGPAGLESRVMELFPGADAVVFGHSHIATNITINGVLLFNPGRADESYGLLEIGGTISGKVVRSYY is encoded by the coding sequence ATGGTACGGATCGGCGTTATCTCGGATACACACCTGAGGCATTTCAGCCAGCTTCCGTCGGAACTTGTACGCGTCCTTGGGACGGTGGATCTGATCGTTCACGCCGGCGATATCGTAACCATGGATGTGATACGGGGTTTGCAGACGCTGGCGCCGGTGCAAGGCGTATACGGAAATATGGACCTCCCCGAAGTAAGAGTGAGCCTTCCCCCGCAGCAGTTGATTGAACTGGAAGGGAAGAAAATCGGCATCGTGCACGGCAGCGGCGGGCCTGCCGGGCTGGAAAGCCGCGTGATGGAGCTTTTCCCGGGCGCCGATGCGGTTGTATTCGGCCACAGCCATATAGCCACGAATATTACAATAAACGGCGTGCTGCTGTTTAATCCGGGCCGCGCCGATGAGTCGTACGGTCTGCTGGAAATAGGCGGGACAATCAGCGGCAAGGTAGTCAGATCATATTATTAG
- the pyrE gene encoding orotate phosphoribosyltransferase translates to MNTPADSLIELAKQTGAIKFGEFILASGAKSNRYFEGKLLTLHPEGACRVGEAIFNILEGSGAQAVGGLILGAIPIATAVSIISHQRGKPLLAFMVRESPKEHGTKKLIEGPLEPGMRVAIVDDVVTRGGSVYKAIEAVENMGCIVVKVVAIVDRHEGGGDKLMADGYDFVPLIHFNPDGTVQANKLQ, encoded by the coding sequence ATGAATACCCCCGCAGATTCGCTCATTGAGTTGGCTAAACAGACCGGGGCCATCAAGTTCGGCGAGTTCATCCTCGCGTCCGGCGCCAAAAGCAACCGCTATTTCGAAGGCAAACTGCTTACCCTTCACCCGGAGGGAGCATGCCGCGTTGGCGAAGCCATCTTCAATATACTGGAGGGCAGCGGAGCGCAGGCGGTCGGCGGCCTCATACTGGGCGCTATCCCCATTGCCACGGCTGTTTCCATCATCAGCCATCAAAGAGGTAAACCGCTGTTAGCGTTCATGGTACGTGAGTCCCCCAAGGAACACGGTACTAAAAAACTGATTGAGGGACCACTGGAACCGGGCATGCGGGTGGCTATTGTGGATGATGTGGTTACGCGAGGGGGATCGGTTTATAAGGCCATAGAAGCCGTTGAAAACATGGGCTGTATTGTGGTGAAGGTCGTAGCCATAGTCGACCGTCACGAAGGCGGAGGAGATAAGCTTATGGCTGATGGGTATGACTTCGTGCCCTTGATCCACTTCAATCCAGACGGCACTGTGCAGGCAAATAAGCTGCAGTAA
- a CDS encoding site-2 protease family protein, with protein sequence MMKGSLRIARIAGIDIGIHYTWIIIFILICWSLAVGYFPAEYPGWEGIIYWVTAAVAALLLFVSVLVHELAHSLMAISRGVPVKSITLFLLGGLSNLEAEPEKPGIEFAIAIVGPLTSVALAGLFWALDLSGLAVEGPVKATVVYMIEINVLLAAFNILPGFPLDGGRVLRAILWGATNDLRKATNIAATVGQVFGWAMIAWGAFWALTDNIMGGVWLIFIGWFINSAAEASRREMELRAIWLNVKVASVMNDRPETVEGGSNVEALVNDVYVKKGIRSAAVVEGGKLLGIVTLADIQKLAPDAWRATPISKVMTPQPLKTVTPGDNMKTAVRLMAENGLNQLPVVIEERLVGILNRADIIRYVQVHHQLGKK encoded by the coding sequence ATGATGAAAGGATCGCTGCGCATAGCCCGTATCGCCGGAATAGATATCGGCATACATTACACATGGATTATTATCTTTATCCTGATCTGCTGGTCACTGGCAGTGGGTTATTTTCCGGCGGAGTACCCGGGCTGGGAAGGCATAATATACTGGGTAACGGCGGCGGTAGCGGCCCTGCTACTCTTTGTCTCCGTCCTTGTGCATGAGCTGGCGCATTCCCTGATGGCCATATCGCGCGGAGTACCGGTTAAGAGCATAACGCTCTTTTTACTGGGCGGCCTGAGCAACCTGGAAGCTGAGCCCGAGAAGCCGGGGATCGAGTTCGCCATCGCCATTGTCGGGCCCCTCACCAGCGTAGCTCTGGCCGGCCTGTTCTGGGCACTGGATTTATCCGGCCTGGCGGTTGAGGGGCCTGTCAAAGCCACAGTAGTCTACATGATAGAGATCAATGTACTGCTGGCTGCTTTCAACATCCTGCCGGGCTTTCCCCTGGATGGCGGCCGCGTCCTGCGCGCAATTCTATGGGGTGCAACCAATGACCTGAGGAAGGCCACTAACATTGCTGCGACCGTAGGCCAGGTATTCGGATGGGCCATGATCGCCTGGGGAGCGTTCTGGGCGCTCACCGATAATATAATGGGCGGCGTATGGCTGATCTTTATCGGCTGGTTTATCAACAGCGCGGCCGAGGCTTCCAGGCGGGAGATGGAGCTGCGTGCGATCTGGCTGAATGTGAAGGTGGCCAGCGTGATGAACGACCGCCCGGAGACGGTCGAAGGCGGCTCAAACGTCGAAGCGCTGGTCAACGATGTTTACGTTAAGAAAGGCATCAGGTCAGCCGCCGTGGTTGAAGGTGGTAAATTGCTCGGTATAGTTACTCTTGCCGATATCCAGAAGCTGGCGCCCGACGCATGGCGGGCCACACCGATCTCCAAAGTCATGACGCCCCAGCCGCTTAAGACGGTAACACCGGGCGACAACATGAAAACCGCAGTGCGCCTCATGGCAGAGAACGGGTTGAACCAGTTGCCCGTAGTGATAGAGGAGCGGCTGGTGGGTATACTGAACCGCGCCGACATAATCAGGTATGTGCAGGTTCACCACCAACTGGGCAAGAAATGA
- a CDS encoding DNA recombination protein RmuC, whose product MNDLLVYLLFFAGGLAVGVVVTVIITRVYKPYYKQDMLTISGEIQKNLAAINESTTQIAMDRLVQMSGQLVTAQSKLSEQTLEGKKALIEQSVKEVRDNLKNVEKLIGDLEKDRAKAYGELLTQLKNTSEQTGKLSETTGKLQAALGNTRIRGQWGERMADDILAGIGFVEGINYTKQQMDPTGGSRPDYTFLLPNRLLLNMDVKFPWENYKKYIDTDSEADREGFKAAFLKDARQRIKEVTTRDYINPEQNTVDYVLVLIPNEQVYRFINENDPDLLDYALHSKVVLCSPVTLYAVLALINQAVKNFKMEKGLAEIIKHINRFTEQWQKFLESMDKMGKRLQDAQKEFDSLTTTRKNMLERPLRKIDQIRHDSDIKELDVIEVVPDPPLLDQAEETLP is encoded by the coding sequence ATGAACGATTTACTGGTTTACTTGCTGTTCTTTGCCGGTGGGCTTGCCGTCGGAGTAGTAGTTACCGTAATCATTACACGTGTTTACAAGCCCTACTACAAGCAGGATATGCTGACTATCAGCGGTGAGATTCAGAAAAATCTGGCGGCGATTAACGAAAGTACCACGCAGATCGCCATGGATCGACTTGTGCAAATGTCGGGGCAGTTGGTGACGGCGCAGTCTAAACTCAGTGAGCAGACTCTTGAAGGCAAAAAGGCGCTTATAGAGCAGTCTGTTAAAGAAGTTCGAGACAACCTTAAAAATGTAGAAAAATTGATCGGTGATCTTGAAAAAGATCGAGCCAAAGCATATGGAGAACTTCTCACACAACTCAAAAACACGTCGGAACAGACCGGTAAGCTGTCGGAGACCACCGGCAAACTCCAGGCCGCACTGGGCAATACCAGAATCAGGGGCCAGTGGGGTGAACGCATGGCCGACGATATCCTGGCAGGTATCGGTTTCGTGGAGGGTATCAACTACACCAAGCAACAAATGGACCCGACCGGGGGCTCCAGGCCCGATTACACCTTTCTCCTGCCCAATCGCCTTCTGCTGAATATGGACGTCAAGTTCCCGTGGGAAAATTATAAAAAATACATCGATACGGATTCAGAGGCCGACCGGGAGGGCTTCAAGGCAGCCTTCCTCAAAGACGCGCGCCAGCGCATCAAGGAAGTCACTACCCGCGATTACATCAATCCCGAGCAGAATACCGTCGATTACGTGCTGGTACTGATACCCAATGAGCAGGTTTACCGCTTCATTAACGAGAATGATCCGGACCTGCTCGACTACGCGCTCCACTCCAAGGTAGTGCTATGTTCCCCTGTCACGCTGTACGCTGTGCTGGCCCTGATAAACCAGGCCGTCAAGAACTTCAAGATGGAGAAGGGTCTGGCCGAGATCATCAAGCATATCAATCGGTTCACCGAGCAGTGGCAGAAATTCCTGGAAAGCATGGATAAAATGGGCAAGAGGCTGCAGGATGCTCAAAAGGAGTTTGATAGCCTCACTACCACACGTAAAAACATGCTGGAACGGCCTTTACGCAAGATAGACCAGATCAGACATGACAGCGACATTAAGGAACTTGATGTCATCGAAGTCGTGCCTGATCCGCCGCTGTTGGACCAGGCCGAGGAAACGCTCCCCTAA
- a CDS encoding tetratricopeptide repeat protein, with amino-acid sequence MPEREEEKARIWRGRIQEAIKMATESRWQEAIAANQGIIEVFPADVDAYNRLGRAYMEMGDYKKAKDAYGKSIELSPSNIIARKNLDRLALLKGTKVASVKREKAKPSDFIADVGKYGIVSLLEPAPQSVLLKLTPGEKVFLDVRNQDTVVKNDRGEYLGVIEPEHGLRLAKLLNGGNKYIAAIVSLDHDHNKVKVIIRETFQHPSQAGRLSFPIRVTEAYPAHVKDNLLRHSAGEEEGLEEPDYSESEDTETVPEGFSIYEGYTATEDLQRLDNSFGDEE; translated from the coding sequence ATGCCCGAACGTGAAGAAGAGAAAGCCAGAATATGGCGGGGGCGTATCCAGGAAGCCATAAAGATGGCTACGGAGAGTCGCTGGCAGGAGGCTATTGCCGCAAACCAGGGTATTATCGAGGTTTTTCCCGCCGACGTAGACGCTTACAATCGCCTGGGCCGTGCCTATATGGAGATGGGCGATTATAAGAAAGCCAAGGATGCCTATGGCAAGTCCATCGAACTATCTCCCAGCAATATAATAGCCAGAAAAAACCTCGATCGGCTGGCGCTGCTTAAAGGCACTAAAGTCGCAAGTGTAAAAAGGGAGAAAGCCAAGCCGAGTGATTTCATCGCTGACGTTGGTAAATACGGCATTGTCAGCCTGCTCGAGCCCGCTCCTCAATCCGTCCTGCTCAAGCTGACACCGGGGGAAAAGGTCTTTCTTGACGTCAGAAACCAGGATACTGTGGTTAAGAACGACCGGGGCGAATACCTTGGAGTGATTGAGCCGGAACACGGGCTGCGCCTGGCCAAGCTGCTTAACGGAGGGAACAAATACATAGCGGCCATTGTCAGCCTTGATCACGATCACAACAAAGTCAAGGTCATAATACGTGAGACCTTCCAGCATCCCAGCCAGGCCGGCCGACTATCTTTTCCAATACGGGTGACGGAGGCCTACCCCGCGCATGTAAAAGATAACCTGCTGAGGCACAGCGCTGGAGAGGAAGAAGGGCTGGAAGAGCCCGATTACAGTGAATCGGAAGATACCGAGACCGTCCCTGAGGGATTCTCGATTTATGAAGGCTACACGGCTACGGAAGACCTGCAACGGCTCGACAACAGCTTCGGTGACGAGGAGTAA